The Actinomycetota bacterium genome segment ATGGGTGCAGATTTTACAGCGGGAAACCAGGACAAATTGAAAGCGGTTAATTTTATAGTCCAGAATACAAAAAACATCCATGCCCACCCGGTTCATGAACCTCCCATACACAGCCGGCCTTTAATCAAAGTACAGGATGGGTGCCGGCAATTTTGTAGTTATTGTATAGTACCTATAGTTAGGGGGCCTTACTACAGCAGGCCTTCTGCGGAGATAATTGACCATATCAATAAAGTAGCCGGCCAGGGGTTTGAAGAGGTAGTGCTTACCGGGATCCATATCGGAAAGTACGGGGTGGATTTAACAGGTGGATACGGATTGGGCAGCTTATTGGAGGATATATTATCTCATACTGGCATAAAAAGAGTGAGAATAAGCTCCATGGAAATTGGAGAAGTTAGCCCCGACTTAATTGAACTTATGGCAGGTATTGGTAACCGGATATGCAGGCATTTACACCTTCCCCTTCAAAGCGGAAGCAATAAGGTTTTGCGCTTAATGAACCGGCCCTATAGCTGTGAATATTTTTTAGAAAAGTTAACCTTTATCCAGGAAAAAATACCCAATATAGCGGTAACTACAGATATAATGGTAGGTTTTCCGGGAGAAGATGATTTAGATTTTGAGCATACCATGGCTGCTGTACGGCAGGCCGGCTTTGCTAAACTGCATGTCTTTAAATATTCTAAGAGGGCTAACACCAAAGCCAGTTTTCTAAAGCAGCAAGTGGATGAAGGGACCAAGAAGTACCGTAGCCAGCTGGCTTCAGGGCTGGGCCGAAAATTAAGGGCCCAATATATTGAAAAACAGCTGGGGCAAACCCTGGAAGTGGTGTTAGAAAAATGCTTTCCCCATTATGTATGTGGAATGTCCGAGAACTATATTCAGGTATTTTTTGAGTTAAAAAGAGAAGCTTTTAAAGGTAAAATCTATAGGGTAACAGGGGAAAAGATGCATAGAAACGGCATATGGGGTACAATAGATAGCAATCTTGGTTTGTAGTTAACTTGTAATTAACCAGCAATAGTGTATAATTTTTCATTTGATAAAAATTGGTTTGGCAGGAGGGCAATAATGGATTGTCTTTTTTGCAGAATAGCAAATAAAGAAATAGATAGTGAAATAGTTTTAGAGACAGAAAATGTAATGGTGTTTAAAGATATAAATCCTCAGGCGCCTGTGCACCTGTTGGCAATACCTAAGCAGCATGTGGATTCTATTATGGAAGCGGGGAACCTTCCCCTGGAGGTATTGGGGGAAATAATGGAGGTCATAGCCAAGGTTGCCAAAGACTATAACCTGGAAAAAGACGGATTCAGGGTGGTTACCAATACAGGCAGGGGAGCAGGTCAAAGTGTAGACCATTT includes the following:
- the mtaB gene encoding tRNA (N(6)-L-threonylcarbamoyladenosine(37)-C(2))-methylthiotransferase MtaB; the encoded protein is MHSYYIHTLGCKVNQAESDLIMAMLAEAGYHRVELNESPQWCILNTCTVTAHSDKKVRQAIRKIKKTNPGSKLAVIGCYPVLNREKAIGMGADFTAGNQDKLKAVNFIVQNTKNIHAHPVHEPPIHSRPLIKVQDGCRQFCSYCIVPIVRGPYYSRPSAEIIDHINKVAGQGFEEVVLTGIHIGKYGVDLTGGYGLGSLLEDILSHTGIKRVRISSMEIGEVSPDLIELMAGIGNRICRHLHLPLQSGSNKVLRLMNRPYSCEYFLEKLTFIQEKIPNIAVTTDIMVGFPGEDDLDFEHTMAAVRQAGFAKLHVFKYSKRANTKASFLKQQVDEGTKKYRSQLASGLGRKLRAQYIEKQLGQTLEVVLEKCFPHYVCGMSENYIQVFFELKREAFKGKIYRVTGEKMHRNGIWGTIDSNLGL
- a CDS encoding histidine triad nucleotide-binding protein, with translation MDCLFCRIANKEIDSEIVLETENVMVFKDINPQAPVHLLAIPKQHVDSIMEAGNLPLEVLGEIMEVIAKVAKDYNLEKDGFRVVTNTGRGAGQSVDHLHFHILGKRQFSWPPG